Part of the Babylonia areolata isolate BAREFJ2019XMU chromosome 4, ASM4173473v1, whole genome shotgun sequence genome, TGGACGTGATTGAAATACATTCACACTGGTGTAGGAAATATGTCCAAAATGTGATTATATCTGTGacatattcatttcatttcagaatGGAAAATCCTCGAACAGAAATTAAAAACAAGAATTGTATGGTTGTTCATGTCTATGATTATCATTTATTATCCAGTTATGATTTAAACATGTATGCTGGCATTTCGGTGAAAAGTAAGAATGGGACTAGGTCAGATATTGAACAGAACGCGTTTTATACTTTGCATTTGACACGTAGTCTATGTGAGTGTTGCTGATAGTTTGCATCTTgatacctccccccccaacccccatgtccattaagagaggaaaggaaatgaagtgtgtgtgtgtgtgtgtgtgtgtgtgtgtgtgtgtgtgtgtgtgtgtgtgtgtgtgtgtgtgtgtgtctttgtgtcagtgtctgtgtccatgggtgtgtgtgcacgtgctcgcgtgtgtatgtgtgtgtgaaggaataacCAGAAGCTatatttgtcagtgtgtttgtggtcCATTCTTCTTCAGCTCAACAAAATAACAGAACCACCACTTCTTTGACAAAAATGATTTAAACTTTGAGAAGCGTAAAAGCATATATCAGTATAAATATAAATGCATATATTACAACATTGATTCACAAATTCATCACATAATCTGAGGATCAAAAGATGAAAacaatataattatgtattgTTTAGAACAGATTCCACGAAGGATTACAATCAATGTTTTAAACTATCATCGTTTTAATCAAACTTTGAATAATCAgaaattatcatatatatatatatatatatatatatctttttctgcAGTCATTATGGATATAAAACAAAACGATAACTAGCAAACAAACTGAATTGATGGCAAATAATAGAACGCTTTGATGACaagatctatgtatctatctacctctgAGTAAATGAAAAACTAGAGAAATAATCAGCTAAACGTCGAATACAAACAGGTTTGATTGAATCACAAAGAATTCGACAGTCTATTAAATCAAATATattcacacaaaaatgaaaatggtAATAGCGATAACCAGAACAGATACTATGACGAGACAGGTTATGTCATCTTCAATGATGCAACCCTTACAGCATTTGACAATGTACTCTGGGGGTATTTTTCCATTCCTGAAAGCAAAACTGAATAAATCGGTGTCATGGAGACAATTCTGACTTTAGTTATAACACTGTGAATGCAATGAGATAAATGGAGAcaattgtaaaaaataaaaataaaaaataaaagaaatagaagGGTGAGGAGTCTTTTTCCATTCTTCAAACACACATGGGTAGTGATACGTGCAGCAAGGCCTTTCTGTCGGCTCAACTGAAACAACTGACTAATCAATCTCCAAGGATATCGTAATATCTCTTCCCTTTGGCTTCACTTTCGCTCAAAGTCATTCGGCTTCTTGTGACTGTTTGAAAAGGTCTGAAAACCTGTGGACACATTGATAAATCAGGAGTGCTGGTAGTGGGCTTTGATCATGTCAGCGGCTTTTTCGGCCACCATGATGACGGGGGCGTTAGTGTTGCCTGATGGGATAGCTGGCATGATGGAGGCATCCACCACCCGTAGTCCTTGTAGGCCTTTCACCCTGCAACGCACAgcgtacatatcacacatgtaaacctttcatcctgcaacacacagcgtacatatcacacatgtaaacctttcaccctgcaacacacagcgtacatatcacatgtaaacctttcaccctgcaacgcacagcgtacatatcacacatgtaaacatttcaccctgcaacacacagtgtacatatcacacatgtaaacctttttcaccctgcaacacacagcatacatatcacacatgtacacccttcaccctgcaacacacaccatacatagcacacatgtaaacctttcaccctgcaacacacaacgtatatatcacacatgtaaaccttttaccctgcaacacacagaatataatcacacatgtaaacctttcaccCTGCAGCACACAGAATATAATCACACATGGAAACCTTTCACCCTGAGGCACACAACAAATATATCATACACGTCAACTTTCACCCTGCAACAGGCAGAAAACATATTAATCATAAAGATGGAAATGGTATTTGCAAAGTGCTAAAttttgtttctaaaaaaaaaagaatacagtaaAAAAAACCATACAGATCAGAGTGTTGTACAGACTGATCTTGCACAAGCATGCATTGTTGTACAAAGCAGACGAAGATTGAAAGATTAAAGAAAGCATTCCGAACAAAACAGACATgtcgaaaaaaaaacccgatataAACAGCAACAAGTGTTGGGCACACTCTACATGATGGCTAAACAGTTGCTGCACAGTTAATTTTAcccccagggaaaaaaaaatcacaaattaaGTGATAGGCCCACTTTACTTCAAATCATGCGGGCATGTTCTCATAAATAATCAAGTCCAATCATACTAGTTTTGGAGACAAATCCTAGAGTGGagcagtggcctagtggtaacgcgaggaagcaaaagaatctgagGATACGGGATGGAACTCCACACTCCCCAGTCCGGACGCTTGTCAtgtggatgaggcgataaaccgaggtcaagtgtgcagcacacactttgtacAAATATTAGAACCTagggcatcaaaagggttgtcctcagCAAAattctgctggaaaaaaaattactttgGTAGAATGCTTGCAGACAGAGGAAAAGTGGGTGACCTTCTTATTAGGTATGACAAAAggtattacaatacagtacaatgcaacacaatacaatacaacacaatacaatagaaatgAAGGCttatagaaaaaaaattagataCATTAGATAACTGTTCAATGTTGGCAAAGACATGTGCACCATGGAGTGTCCTCAACATTTGTAATCTTCAGCCAGTACCTGAGCTGAGGGTCCACAACAGTAGTATTGTCCATGACAGCTCCCATCTTGCACGTGCCACACGGGTGGTAGATCGTCAGCACGTTACGTCTAACCATACAGGCCCAGTAGTCATCCGAATCAAACGTGTGCTGTGCACAGAACTGGGAAGGTGGGTCTGTGGCCTCGGCCCCCACTGACTGCATGGTGGGGGTCGCTACCAGCTTCTGACACACACGGATACCTGCACGTGATAAAGACGTTGCTGCCACCTTCTGGAATACTGGTAACTCGATGTGTTTTATTACTTTTAGCGTAACATGTTTTGATTTTCAACCTTTTAGTTCATTTTGTGCCATGTTTATGCATGCTGCGGAGTTTTGGCTAATGTACTGTGGATGTGAGGGAAAGTCCTTTGGACGTATATATAGTTTCCAATTGAATCAATAAAGAtatactctattgtattgtattgtatcatttatCATGCTTTATACagtgctgtaatgtattgtatatgACCATGAGCATCGTTATAATTGTTTGCGTATGTGTAAGCTTTTTGTGCCCCAAGCCCTTAAAACACTGACTAAAATTTTCGTCTAAAACCACAgatgtggacagacgttaaacaaaagaacgaacgaacactgacaaaagaaacaaagacaaccaaatattgcaagctggaaaagaaacaaacccgGAAAAATCTcccatatgctttttttttcaccaatacATGCTGATGCAAACCTCTAACAAGCTGGGCCAGGTCTTCTGGATTCTCCAGGTATCgaggattgatggatggatattCAAAGGGGTCTGCACTGCGCAGACGCAAAGTTCCTCTACTCTTGGGCCTCAACAAAGAAGCTAGACACGGGAAACCGTACTTGAATGTGTCTCGACGTTTAGCTTGCTCAATAGTCTGGAACAAAAGGAAGACAATATTTGTGGTGAAATGAAAATATTTTCACAAAAAGAAATTCAACCTTAAAGGCATTATTCTTTTCTCTAACTGCATTTTGGAGAAATGCTGACCACATCCTACAAAAGCAAACAGTAAGTATTGCCCGTATATTCTGTTTAGTATATTCAAGATTGAAAGGCTGTAGCAgtcttgaatttaaaaaaaaaactattttgtatttgcacatttcttctgtcattactgctgtgtgtacatgccaaatgatatgtataaggacaagcccggacgCCCTTTTTGGGGgaaagtatctgggtttgttccaatgtacctttaacTATGTGCTTGCTGAATgggcagcataagcagcattgacttgaagttgtgtacattgtgtgctgaggatttaccactctttattgtttgtttgtcattttacTCTCCCAGCTTCCTTATTCTTTCATATCGAGTAAATATTTGATCATGGACATGGCTGTGCAAGGAGAGATTCAGGATGAGTGGCATGAGGGTAGTGTCCCTGAAGTGACGTGGGCGAAGGACCAaccaaaggagaaagaaaaaagattttttttaagtctttCTACCCACCTGCTTGGTGTACCTGAAGTTCTGCAGTGTCTTGGTGGTCCACAGCCTGCCTTGAAGCATGATCTGCAGGTCAGGCCAGTCCCGCTGTCGACTCTCCTCGTCCGTGCACGTGAACACCTGGCCTTCCACAGATATGGGGGATGCCCAGTGACCTGGACAAACAAGCATCATGCGCAGCTGTGAAAAAAATTGTCCCCAAGAAGAGTTACAAGATAGAACTGACAGCTGGGTAAGTGGGTAGATCTACAACCTGAAGCTGTGGAGGTAAACTGCCATAGGAAGAAACAGCGTGTCATCACCTATTTTCAGAAACAGAGGATACTGCATtgacgatgacagtgacaatgatcaCTACATGACAGTATGATGGAAAGAAACATAATGGCGATAATAGAGATCCTGAAGAAGAGGACAAAAACATGAATGACTATCACCTGTCACCATGCCTATCTCCCTCCCACATCCACCAACATCCATCTGTCCCACCACCTTTATCTTCCAAAGCAGCATACAtccaacaccacccccaacaacaacaactgatgcagaattgaacagaatagaatagaatatgtctttattaccaagtgtaccggggtcacaaagaatattgggggggatagtacataacaagatacgaacataaatcgaaaatcatacacaaacacagatacagtagaaataagatacatacaagtgcatattaatataaaaacttgtgcatactcacgcatgcacacacacacacacacacacatgcacgcacgcacgcacacacacacacacacacacacacacacgtttgaacagaagctgcatattacatgtggatggggctgatgactagatattcaggtagatggttgttggttccacaattctatttatcacactggatttgtttgagagacagggtattgactgctttggggaaaaagctattggcgaagcgattggttttcgtccttatacttctgtaccatcgaccagagtggaacatctcgaaaatcccaaaagctggatgtgattcgtcctggctgattgattttgcttttttgagtagccgcttgtaATATATGtattctagagaaggtagatcagccccggtaatcttggtggcagtttttacgattctgttaagggctgcaacttctgctttggaaatgtttccataccaaacagtaataacaaaagttagcacactttcaatgactgctcggtagaaatcaaccatgatttctttttcaattccgaactttttgaggcgccgaagaaagtacaggcgctgttgtgctttcttaacaattttttcagtatttttctcccatttcaaattgttggaaatgatcagtccaagaaatttaaaatcgctgatgatctctacttgcttgtcttcaatgacaagtggtaaggggtcagatctggtcttcctgaaatctagaattaattctttggtttttgatacgttgagttctgagttgttttgatcacaccagctgacaagttcatgtacgtcttccctatattttgactcatcactgttcgtaatcagcctttctagagttgtatcgtcagctaacttgaccatggtgttacattcattttgagttgcacagtcatgtgtgaatagtgagtacatcAGTGGGGATAGAACGCATCCCTGTGGGGtacctatgttgagaatgcatgtggaggaagtgaggtctCCAACTTTAACAatttgcggtctgcatcttagaaaatttaggatccatgcacaaattgattcaggcagtgagaggtctttcagttgaaaatatagttttgatggcactattgtgttgaacacagagctgtagtcaatgaaaagatcctggcatagctgttaggattttcgagatgtctgaggacatggtagagacctatgctaatggcatcttcaactgatctgttagctctataggcgaactgaaagggatcaaaagatggaggaatgcaggtttttaggaattgtagaatcaagcattcaaatgttttcattacgactgatgttaaggctacgggacgataatcattaagacaactaggctgtacttttgtttttaatgttttttttaacaggaatgattgttgatttcttaaagcagtgaaGACACTACATAGACGAAATAACCTGTCTTAAAGAGCGTATACTGCAGCCAGGTCCAGAAGGAGGTCAGCTGTTCAGGTGTGGCAGAGACAGGTTCCTTCACCCCCACCTGGTAGTCAAAGAACAGGTGATCGTGAAGGTTCTCCCCAACAGGTAGGTCAGCCACCACAGGAATCTGGGAACACAGCATGAAAAGCAAGCATTAATGGTGTGAACACCAACAGGCACAATATCTTGCGagactgctacttctactgctttCGTAAATTCAAGTAAAAGCGTGTCCTCTCCATGGCATGAGCCTGGACATGTTTCATGGGTTGCCCAGTTTTGAGGTCCGACGTCTTggccttgctaatgtcatcctgGCCAAGCAGAGAAGAGCAAATGCATCTGACACCAGATCAGCTGCCACTGGATTATGAGATGGATAAACAGAAAGAGGTAGTTATTGCAAAGTTAACCTTGAAATGTATGAAAACGATTCACAGAAAGTGTCGTCACTTCAATGAGTGCAAAAGACGAAATAAACACAGTCTCTCCTCACCTTAACTTTATCCAGGACTTTCTTGGGTCCCACTCCTGACAGCTGCAGAATGTGTGGTGACCCCACAGCACCTGCCGATACAATCACCTCCCTCCGCGCACGCACCATCTCCTTTCGTCCATGACGCACGAAGTTCACTCCCACTGCACGCTTGCCTTCAAACACAACCTGGACAACCACGGGAAAGTGCGTGTTAAAATTAACAGACGATGCCAAGTTATAAGTTTATCGGAAAAGAATTCTAGGATACCATACAAATAATATTATACAGCCTGTCCTGAGTGAATCTAAATCTTGTGGACAATGGGAGATAACAGAGTAAAATTAGATCTTAGattatgattgtattgtattgtattgtattgtattgtattgttttatttttcctttgtgatgcatgcacacacactcacagagacgtggacagacaggcagacagacagatacacacacacacacacacacacgcgcgcgcgcgcgcgcatacacacacacacacacaaacacacacgcacacacacatgcacacacagatgcacacacacgcacacacacatgcacacacacacacaaacacaaggagaagaagacactgttactatcattattgatgatgataacgattgatgacagcaccaacagcacacacacacacacacacacacacacacacacacacacacacacacacacacacacactttttccttcttttatttatatttcttttgttcAGTCAACTTTCTTTTGCTGTTATTTCCTTTTTACAGACTTCTCCAATATGCatttctgttgtttgtgtttgttttatgcgCAAAAATTGTGTAGTGAATGTGGAACTTAGGGTATTGTCTCACGTGAAAGACTCACACTGCATGTTAAGTGGATGGGCGAAAGCGAGAATAATTTCAGTCTGGAACTTGGTAGTGGCTATGATGCCCATGGCGCAGATGTACTGGTATAATTATGTTCAACAGTTCTAAATTCAGACTTTACTACtctggttgtctctgtgtctttctctttctttgtatctgtttctgtctgtctctctcggatcACTTAAGTACAGTATTGTAAGAGCTACAACAAGAACATGCATAATgatccactctccccccccccccccccttccctatcaccttcctcctctcctagTCTGTTTTTGACATACCTTGGTGACATGCGCATCAGCCGCCACATGCAGATTTTCGCGGTGCAGGACGGGATAGATGAAAGCACGTGACGTACTGGACCGAAGTCCGTCTGCTGCTGTTGCCTGTGTCAGTACCACAcctaaaaaaacagcaacaaaacacaacgcatTCGTACACGATAAAATTTAAATCAGACTCATCTAATCCTCTTTATTTTTGCACACATGTTACaagcacaaagagagaaagaaacagaaaaataaacaggagtcaaagacagagacagacagacagacagacagacagacagcgacagaacgagcgaaaggaggggagggaaggaaggagggagaaaacgaacgaatgaaactttatttttccagggtattgagatgagcacaatgacaagaatgctttttttccacccatccCTGGGGTAAAACATCAAGAAAGAAAATCTAAAGAAAACGATGGAGATGGAAATGTGAGATAGagtgtagagagtgagagagggagggtgagggacagagagagagagaggggggggggcgcagaggcagaggcagatccacactgaacaagaaagaaagacagttagCAAACCAGACATGTAAACTTGTAGACGAATTAATGAGCATACACTGGCAAGCCAACCGACCTTCTACAGTTTCTCCATTGGGGTTCACTTCCTTAAGCCCCATCTCCTTCCCAGCCTTCAGCCACAAATCCGTCAGTTCCATCGTCTTGTGTGCGGCCACCTTTAAGGGCCCGCCTTTTCCATGGTAGCCTGCAGTGGAACATAGTATAAATGAGCGAACGAGTGaggcaataaataaatgaaagttgGCTACAAATTCTGCACACCGTCCGTATCTCCTACTCAGTTAAATCAAACCTTCACCCGTACATGTCGTAAAAGTCAATACTTTACTGATAGCAACCAGATCGTCAATCTCAATACTGCAGATTTCATTTGATAATAAATATTAAGGAAACTGGATGTGCATTCAAAATATCTTTGCTCCACACGATGTTGCCACGCAGAGCTGGAACCCACTGGCATTATTTGGGAGGCTGGAAAGATGATCTTCAGAGACCACTTGACATGCAGGGCAATTGTTGGGAATATGTACTCTTTACTTTGTAAATAATGGAAATAATGAAGCTGACGAAAAAGGTGACGATCTCATTGCCTTTGTCAGACACGTGCAATGGtttctgataaaaaaataaaaataaaaataaaaaataaaaaaaaataattattattatttccataaCCTCGTGACCTTTAATAAAGGTCACGGTGGAAATGATTGAATCATTCCGTCCGATTAATTACAGAAAGGAAAATATCCATTTGTTTATCGAGATGCTTTCTAAACCCAGTCCAAAGACGTGTGTGATATAAATCAACGTGGGAAAACTTGTTCACATATCATTTTCTTTGACCTTGAGGTTCAGTTAAGATCGTTTGAGAAATATCTTAATGATGGAAACCTCGTAGCACTGCATTAAG contains:
- the LOC143281257 gene encoding glucose dehydrogenase [FAD, quinone]-like — protein: MLRAALPVVTAVVSVWLYHHLSQEQPFIPLTSKVNGSYDYVIVGAGSAGCVLANRLSEDKHVTVLLLEAGPDDRKHPNVSVPGFSEYLYHTEIDWEYFTESQEFAMQGFEENRSFWPRGRVLGGTSNLNSMLYIRGSRHDYDTWAEQGSEGWSYKEVLPYFIKSEDNYNDDYVESGYHGKGGPLKVAAHKTMELTDLWLKAGKEMGLKEVNPNGETVEGVVLTQATAADGLRSSTSRAFIYPVLHRENLHVAADAHVTKVVFEGKRAVGVNFVRHGRKEMVRARREVIVSAGAVGSPHILQLSGVGPKKVLDKVKIPVVADLPVGENLHDHLFFDYQVGVKEPVSATPEQLTSFWTWLQYTLFKTGHWASPISVEGQVFTCTDEESRQRDWPDLQIMLQGRLWTTKTLQNFRYTKQTIEQAKRRDTFKYGFPCLASLLRPKSRGTLRLRSADPFEYPSINPRYLENPEDLAQLVRGIRVCQKLVATPTMQSVGAEATDPPSQFCAQHTFDSDDYWACMVRRNVLTIYHPCGTCKMGAVMDNTTVVDPQLRVKGLQGLRVVDASIMPAIPSGNTNAPVIMVAEKAADMIKAHYQHS